GAGGTGCTGTGGGAATTGCAACCAGGCTTTGCAGGCCTGGTTTGTTTTTTGTTTCGGGAGAGGAGGTGCCCGCCTGGCCGCCGGTTCCAGTGCCGGGGCCGGGCCTTTCCGATGGCAAAGAGCATGCCTGAACACGCCTTAACGGATTTCGATGCAGTCTTTCGGTCCCAGTTTCCGGCGCTGCAGGGCCTGCTGCGGCGCCTTTACAGCCGCAGCCAGTTCTACCGCGACAAGCTGGACGCAGCGGGGATCAGGCCGGAGGACGTCCGGACCCTGGAGGACTTCGCCCGCCTTCCCTTCACCACCAAGGAAGAACTGCGGGCCTATCCCCTCGAGTACATGCGGGCGGTAGGGGAAGAAGAGATCGTTCGCATCCACGCTTCCTCGGGGACTACGGGGAAGCCCATCATCATACCCTATACCAGGAACGATGTGGACACCTTCGCCGAGATGATGGCGCGCTGCCTGCGCTACGCCGGGGTGACAAACCGCGACCGTGTCCAGATCACCCCCGGCTACGGCCTCTGGACGGCGGGAATCGGGTTCCAGGCAGGAACTGAGCGGATCGGGGCGATGGCCATCCCCATGGGGCCGGGCAACACCGAGAAACAGCTGGAGATGATGCTCGACCTCAAGGCCACTGTCTTCATCGCCACCGCCTCCTACGGGCTGCTGCTGGCCGAGGAGATTGCCCGGCGCGGCCTGCAGGACCGCGTTGCCCTGCGCCTTGGGGTCTTCGGCTCCGAGCGGTGGGGGGAAAAGATGCGGCAGCGCATCTCCTCCCTGCTGGACATCGACACCTTTGACATCTACGGCCTCACCGAGATCTACGGCCCCGGGATCGGGATCGACTGCCCGCGCCACTGCGGCATCCACTACTGGAGCGACTACCTGTACTTCGAGGTCATCGACCCGGACACCGGAGAGGTGCTGCCGGTGGGGAAAAAAGGTGAGCTGGTCATCACCACCCTCACCAAGGAGGGGATGCCGCTGCTCCGCTACCGCACCCGGGACATCACCCGCCTCCTCCCGGAGGCCTGTTCCTGCGGCAGCCCCTACCCCATGATCGACCGGATCCTGGGGCGCACCGACGAGTCCTTCAAGGTGAAGGGGGTGCTGGTTTTTCCGGGGCAGATCGACGCCGCCCTGAGGCTTTCACAGGGCGCCAGCAGCGAGTACCAGGTGATCCTCACCAGACAGGACGGGAAGGACCGGATCCTGATCCGGGTGGAGGGAGAGCCGGGGGCCGACCCCGGCCAGACCGCCGCAGCCTGCCGGCAGAGCATCAAGCGCATCATCGGGATCCAGGCTGATGTGGAGGTCGTCCCGCACGGCAGCCTCCCCCGCAGCGAAAAGAAAACCAAACGGATCTTCGACCAGCGGAACATGTGAGAGAACAACCCGGGCGTCGCGCCCGGGTTTTTCGCGCCCGGGTTTTTGCGTTCCCCGCCATCTTGACCGCACCGATGTGCTGAAAGAAATCCCCGTCACCTCACCTGAAAATTATGATCTGGCTCTTTCCCTGCGCTTGCCAAGACTCATCGCAGCCGCCCGACGGCGCGGGCACTTTCCGGCGGACGAAAAAAGGATTCCCCGCCCGAGATGGCGAATTGCATGTGGAAGGAGTTCTGAAGATGCTTGAAGGGGGAAGACGCGAAATTGCAGCAGAAGGTGATTTTGTCCGGGAACGAAGGTGTTGCCAGGGGTGCCTGGGAGGCCGGGGTCGGCATGGGGATCGGGTACCCGGGCACGCCGAGCACCGAGATCGTGGAGGCCCTGGCGGAGATGGAGGGCCCCATGGTCGCCTGGGCGGTTAACGAGAAGGTCGCTCTGGAGCAGGCCTACGGGGCGTGCGTGACGGGCCTGCGCAGCCTGGTGACCATGAAGCACGTCGGTCTGAACGTGGCAGCCGACCCCCTGTTTACCATCGCCTACATGGGCGTCAACGGGGGGCTGGTCATCGCCGTAGCCGACGACCCGGGCATGCACAGCTCCCAGAACGAACAGGACAACAGGTGGTATGCCCTCCATGCCAAGGTCCCGATGCTTGAGCCGTCGGACAGCCGGGAGTGCCGGGACTTTACCAGGCTGGCCTTCGAGCTGAGTGAACGCCACGACGTTCCTTTTCTTTTGCGCCTGGTGACCCGGGTGAGCCACTCCCGCGGCGTGGTGGAGATCGACCCGGCGGCGGAGTACCGCCGGCGGAGCCGCAGCTATGAGCGCAATGTGCCGAAGTACGTCGTCCTGCCGGCCCACGCCCGGGCGCGCCGCCTGGCGCTGGAGGAAAACCTGAAGAGGCTGCTCGTCGACCCGGAGGCCCGGGCCTTAAATACGATGGAGATCACCGACAGCGAGGTGGGGATCATCACCTCCGGCGCCTCTTACAACTACGTCAAGGAGGCCTTCGGGGACAGGTACTCCGTCCTCAAGCTGGGTCTTGTCTACCCGCTGGACGGGGAGATCATCCGGGAGTTCGCCAGCCGGGTGCAGCAGGTGTACGTGGTGGAGGAGCTCGACCCCTACCTGGAGACCCTTGTGCGGGCGCTGGGGGTTGCCTGCGAGGGAAAGAAGTACATCTCCCCCTTCTTCGAGCTGAACCCGCAGGCGGTGGCCACATCCCTTGCGAAGGCGGGCCTGGAGCCCCTGGAGCAACTGGAACCGGCAACAGCGGAGCCGGTGGCCGGCATTCCCGCACGGCCGCCCATCCTCTGCGCCGGGTGCCCGCACCGGGCCTTCTTCTACCTGGCCCGGCGGGAAAAGGTGATGGTGGTGGGCGACATCGGGTGCTATACCCTGGGCGCCATGCCGCCGCTTGACGGGATTGACGTTTCCGCCTGTATGGGGGGAGGGTTTTCTATCGCCCTGGGGATCAGCACCAACCTCCCGGAGGGGGAGAAGGTCTTCGGGGTGCTGGGCGATTCCACCTTCTACCACTCGGGGATCACCGGGGCGGTTGACGCCGTATTCAACAGGCGCCCCATCGTCCCCGTGGTGCTCGACAACAGGAGCACTGCCATGACCGGCCACCAGGAGAACCCGGGAACGGGGCGGACCCTGGACGGGGAGCCAACGGTCATGCAGGACCCGGAGCGCATCTTCCGGGCGGTGGGGTTCGACCGGGTGCTGGTGGTCAACGCCTACGACCTGGAGGGGATCAGGAACGCCATCCGGGAGACAAAAACATCCCGCGAGCGGGTGGCCATCGTCGTCAAGGCGCCCTGCCGCCTCCTCAAGGAGGCGCGCCGCGGCCCCGCCCGGGAGGTCGCAAGGGAGAACTGCACGAAATGCAAGAACTGCCTCCGTCTGGGGTGTCCGGCCCTTTCCCTGGACGGGGAGGGATACCCGGCTATCGACCCGCTTGCCTGCGCCGGGTGCGGGCTCTGTGAGCAGGTCTGCCGGCACCAGGCGGTGCGGGTGCAGGAGAAAGGGGTGACGTCATGATGGCAGAAGGGACGAAACGGGTGATGTTCGCCGGGGTGGGCGGCCAGGGGATCCTCCTCGCCTCCCGGGTGCTGGCGGAAGGCCTGCTCCTGGCGGGGCTGGATGTCAAGAGCACGGAGGTGCACGGGATGGCCCAGCGCGGCGGAAGCGTGGTCACCCAGGTCTGCTTCGGGGAACGGGTTTACTCCCCCCTGGTGGGCCCGGGGGCGATCGACATCCTGGTGACCCTGGAGAAGCTGGAAGCCCTGCGCTACGTGCACTTCCTGAAGAGGAACGGCACCCTCCTGGCAAACAGGAGGGAGATCCCCTCGCTCCCCGTCCTCACCGGGGCGGTTCCCTACCCCCGGGACATCGAGGAGCGGCTGGCCTCTTTCCCGGTCTCCCTCTATTTAATCGACGCCGACCGGGAGGCGGAAAGGCTTGGGAACGCCCGGGTAATGAACGTGGTGCTGCTGGGGGCGCTTGTGCTGCTGGCCGGGCTCGCCAGCCTCGTCGACTGGAAGGAGGTTGTGGCCGGGGCGGTGCCGCCGCAGTACCGGGAGGTGAACCTGCGCGCCCTGGAGGCGGGGATGCGTCTGGTGTAAATTACAAAGGGCTTGATTAAGGCAGGGGGCCCAGATGCTTCCCCCTGCCCCAGTCAAGAGCAGGAGGATTGTACACGCGCCGGCCACGGCGGTGGAAACGGCCGGCCTCTTCATCCTGGCTTCCGGGGAGCGCAAACAGCTCCCCGCCGCAACATCTTCAATCGTTCCTCTTTGGGTTGGGAACCTTGTGGCTCCCCGTGCGCAGCCCGTGAAGGAATCCCTCCTGTTCCGCCGAAATTCCCTCCCTCCGCTTCATCACCTGCCGCACAAAGGCTTCCCTTTTCATCTCCAGCAGTTCCTGGAGATCCTCCGCGGCCTCGCGGCTGCAGCGCTCGTTGCCCGTTCTGCGGTCTTCCGCCACCGGTCTACCCTCCTTTCCAGGGTCTTGTATGGTTCTCAGGCAGCGGCTCCTGGTTTAGTTTCTCCCAAAGCCGCCTTTTTAAGCATGCCCCGTACG
This Bacillota bacterium DNA region includes the following protein-coding sequences:
- a CDS encoding phenylacetate--CoA ligase, yielding MPEHALTDFDAVFRSQFPALQGLLRRLYSRSQFYRDKLDAAGIRPEDVRTLEDFARLPFTTKEELRAYPLEYMRAVGEEEIVRIHASSGTTGKPIIIPYTRNDVDTFAEMMARCLRYAGVTNRDRVQITPGYGLWTAGIGFQAGTERIGAMAIPMGPGNTEKQLEMMLDLKATVFIATASYGLLLAEEIARRGLQDRVALRLGVFGSERWGEKMRQRISSLLDIDTFDIYGLTEIYGPGIGIDCPRHCGIHYWSDYLYFEVIDPDTGEVLPVGKKGELVITTLTKEGMPLLRYRTRDITRLLPEACSCGSPYPMIDRILGRTDESFKVKGVLVFPGQIDAALRLSQGASSEYQVILTRQDGKDRILIRVEGEPGADPGQTAAACRQSIKRIIGIQADVEVVPHGSLPRSEKKTKRIFDQRNM
- a CDS encoding indolepyruvate ferredoxin oxidoreductase subunit alpha; protein product: MQQKVILSGNEGVARGAWEAGVGMGIGYPGTPSTEIVEALAEMEGPMVAWAVNEKVALEQAYGACVTGLRSLVTMKHVGLNVAADPLFTIAYMGVNGGLVIAVADDPGMHSSQNEQDNRWYALHAKVPMLEPSDSRECRDFTRLAFELSERHDVPFLLRLVTRVSHSRGVVEIDPAAEYRRRSRSYERNVPKYVVLPAHARARRLALEENLKRLLVDPEARALNTMEITDSEVGIITSGASYNYVKEAFGDRYSVLKLGLVYPLDGEIIREFASRVQQVYVVEELDPYLETLVRALGVACEGKKYISPFFELNPQAVATSLAKAGLEPLEQLEPATAEPVAGIPARPPILCAGCPHRAFFYLARREKVMVVGDIGCYTLGAMPPLDGIDVSACMGGGFSIALGISTNLPEGEKVFGVLGDSTFYHSGITGAVDAVFNRRPIVPVVLDNRSTAMTGHQENPGTGRTLDGEPTVMQDPERIFRAVGFDRVLVVNAYDLEGIRNAIRETKTSRERVAIVVKAPCRLLKEARRGPAREVARENCTKCKNCLRLGCPALSLDGEGYPAIDPLACAGCGLCEQVCRHQAVRVQEKGVTS
- a CDS encoding indolepyruvate oxidoreductase subunit beta translates to MAEGTKRVMFAGVGGQGILLASRVLAEGLLLAGLDVKSTEVHGMAQRGGSVVTQVCFGERVYSPLVGPGAIDILVTLEKLEALRYVHFLKRNGTLLANRREIPSLPVLTGAVPYPRDIEERLASFPVSLYLIDADREAERLGNARVMNVVLLGALVLLAGLASLVDWKEVVAGAVPPQYREVNLRALEAGMRLV